Within the Salvia hispanica cultivar TCC Black 2014 chromosome 4, UniMelb_Shisp_WGS_1.0, whole genome shotgun sequence genome, the region caaatactcctatgaaatatggagtatttaaaaacGAGTGAGGGATGGGCGCCGCTACTACTCTGCGTTTAGGTGAAATTTAACCTAACACTTAATTCGggtcattttaataaaatttcatactaGAGGCTATAGTAAATTagtgtatttattatttgggGTTAATGGGCTATAGTATTTATTAGAATGAAGTCTATTCTATGGTGGGTGAAATAAATGTTGTGAATCGAATTACCCTAAAAGCAAATGAAGACTCAAGAcctatattttaatactatatggGAATTATTAAATGAACCCTtcctttatatattttcattggTGAATGATAAACATCTTACACTTGTATATTTTAACACCTATatgtatagtagtattactaacagtatattttaacaaaattcaGAATTTTTCATTGCTTATAAATAGAGATCAAATTTGCTACTCCattttacacaaaaaaaaaaatcacattttttcatgTATAAGTTCTGTTCTTTGTTACAAATTACAATCTCCTATTTCTCCACATAATCctcatataatttttcttatttaagtACAATGGTAGGGAAGTGGGTTcgaaaataattactactactactataacaagaagagaaattaattaaatattaaaaataattttattctaaaagaGAGTAGTGTATCCCCGACCCACAAAATGATAACGGGTCGGTTTTAGGtaataaacattaattaaattatttaactgCAAATGATAAatccttcttcttccccttTCAACATTTTACCCAAAtccaaaaaccctaaaaatcTCAATCTCCAAAAATGAATTCCCCTCTCTCAGCCTCCGCTCCTCTATCTCCGTCGCCTCTCTCCGCCCATAGCTCCGCCGCGACCACCCCCATTCTCCTCCCCGCCTCCATCCTATCCTCACACAAGAAGAATTTCGCTATCAaagccgcctcctcctcctcaaccaacCCCTCTCCACCAATCCCCTTCATTCCCCATCTAAAGGCCGCCGCCTGCGCCGTCGTAATCGCCGCCGCGACATTCTCGAAGTTCCAATCCCCAGCCAGGGCGGAGCTTCCGAAGCCATCCGAAACCCTAACCGCAACCGTAGGCCGCGAAGACATCCAACAGGAAGAAGACGACGACACCGCCGCGAATTCGCCTCTGACGCAGCTCCTCGAATCCAGCTCCGAAGCTATCGACGCGCTGAAGAAGCTCCTCCAGGAGAAGCTCGACGCCGGCGAGGACGCCGAGAGCCTCTCGATTCTACGGAAGCTCTCCGCCGCGCAGCCGGAAAATCAGGAGTGGAGGTTCATGATCGCGAGGCTCCTGAGCGAGATCGGGAGAATCGAGGAGGCGCGCGAGGCGTTCGAGGAGATCCTATCGCGAAATCCGCTCAGCTTCGAGGCGCTGTTTGAGAACGCGCTGTTGATGGATCGGTCAGGGGAGAGGGAGGAGGTGATGCGGCGGCTGCAGAAGGCGCTGGGGGTGGCGGAGAGCGAGATGAAGGCGAAGGAGGCGAGAGACGTGAGGCTGATCATGGCGCAGATGCAGTTCCTTCACAAGGATGTGGAGGAGGCGCTGCGGAGCTACGATGAGCTGGCGATGGAGGATCCCTCCGATTTCCGCCCCTATTTCTGCAAAGGTATGATTTACAGCTTGTTGGATAAGAACGACGAGGCAAAGCAGCAATTCGCCAAGTATAAACAGCTTTCCCccaaaaaatttgaagtgGAAGGCTATCTCCGGTCGCCATTGTCGAGAATGAAGCTTTTTGGTACTGATGAGGCCAATTAATCGATTTTGATATCAgaaaattgagattttgcGGTTATTCAAATTCTGATGTTTCTAACATTATTCatcaataaattcaataaagtaCTATTTTGAGATCAGAGGCAATGTAATCAGTCAATTGTTGCACTTATTCTTTAATCAAAGCATTAAATTTCATTgctatttgtttttgttgattgttgtACTACTGAAATAATATCTAAATCGATGAAATATTCAAGATTTGGGGGAAAAACTTGATCTTTAAGTCAAAACTAAAAACTGTAATTATACAATAGATAGACTGTGATGataaattatgaaacaaaCTGCTAATCTTGGAAAAGATGAGTGGCTCTCTTTCAAGTGTAGTTCCATAGAAATGGAGCTAATGTTGCAACTATGGTAATCAGCCAACTGAAGGTGATCAAGCTTGATGCTGCTGCAACGAATCGAAAACAGTCAATATATGAAGAAACAGAGCATGACTACATTGCTAGAAAATTTCTCACCGTGGCTTGAATTGTCTCCAACGACACTGGAGCTTCCTGGCCCCGAGGGTGTCGGATTTGATGAGTTCCCCAGGGCGATTCCCAGATTCGGGCAGTCCCCTTTCATTGCGCCTAATAACAAAATACTCATGCTTCAGGATTTCGATTTTGCAACTTTATGTGCTAGAGTTTGTTGCACTTACATTCTTTGTAGCACGGGAAGGAAGAGGAATTGAACAAGTTGTAGTAGCCCTCCTCGCACGTACATGAGTGTGTGAACATGGAGGTGTTGTTGCACGAGCCCCCTCCACAATCAGTCCACGAGCAGGCTGCAAACACGAAAAAACAGATGGATTGAGAGATATGAACAAAAGAATACTAGTGATTGAAGAGATGGTTTCATACGATCAAAGACTGATTGGTTTGCGTTCTTGAGATTGGGTGCAGGAGCAGGAGGCATATCACAGTTGAAACTTACATTACCTGCAGAGAGAAATTGAACCTTAGACACTATCACACTTGTCTCAAActacaatcttgcaaatttACTATCAACCTCAAATCAAAAcattatctctatatttttaatgataatgGTAATCTATACACGTTTGTTTGGTTTAGTATCTGTCCCTTTCCAGCAAAACCTTGTTGGATTTTGATTGGAGATCATTTCCACAAGTCAAATTTGATCTAACTTGATCAAATGAGTTCACAACGATACaatcaagaacaaaaaaaatggagaacAGAGAACTGACAGTCGGGAACGACGCAAGGCAGGAACTTGAAGAACTGATCATTCGCAGGGCGAGACTGTTTCCAGCCTTTCTGGCATTGACACTCGAATCCGAAAACACTATTATTCGAAGGCACGCAGCTTCCCTTTCCAAAAATAGTTGTTTTGCAAGCTTCATCACCTAATCAATCAACAGTCCCATCTCAAGAATCACATAAATATGGGATCAAATAAGCATGCCATCATCAGACACATAGTACATATTAACAAACACActcataattttcaataatcacttagaaatgaaagaaataacaCTTCATATACTCCCATTACATAAAAACACTTTCAGTTAAACAATGACAGAATTTCAATTCAAGAAACACACCCAAATACGAAAAAAATTAGGTAccattttgaaaaaacaatCAGCCAAATAAGGCCCCATCACTATACACATAATCAATCAACCACATCTCCCCAAAACAGAAtagaaaaaaactaaatacaaAAGGCAAAGTACTAGATTgctgaaaatggaaaaaggcAGAAACTTGGAGGAGTTTAAGAAAAGAGGGATGAAGACAAACCGAAAGAGGAGATAAAAGGGAAGGTGAAGTTGGCGGAGGCGCAGGCAGATCCCAGAGCCAGTGTAATAGCAAGAAATACAACTGTAGCCATAGTCGAAATTCGATAGAAAGTGGAGTAGAACTAGAAAGAAATGTGGTGAAATTGGATAGAGGAAAAAGCGAGTGATATAGGTAaggtaattaattactattactatcaattttcagatttttgcaaaattatgggattttgatttgttttggaGGTAGAAAATGTCGACGTGGCTCAGACCATCAAAAGTCAAAGGTATAAATGTGATTCGGCGGCAGTTAGGCGATGGATAGTCGGCGTTCGTTGCAATGTGTGCGGCTCTTGCCTAAAATAATAGTCTGCCACTTTTGTTATTAATACTGTTAATTACTTAATATGATCGCAATCTATTATGCGAATCTCTGCAATTGCaatctcaattttaataatattttttcaaaattaaaaatggacTAAGTTTACCATTTTGAACCATCCACTTAAATTAGATTAATTCAAAGTTTTAAATCAATACTATAACCTTACAAATCATTCTGTAATACTAATTCTACCACATttctttcatctctcctactcTACCCATTATattaggggtggcaaaatgagtagcgggtaatgggtaattcccatttcgacccgctacccgtcgggtatcgggtacccgatacccgacgaTAACGGGAAATAGagcgggatcgggtagtgtgttttagagttttgcgggtagcgggtatacccactacgggtatacccgttagtcccgttaatacccgttattattagtattagagccatatatcatttttaataccccttccattccatattaatagaggcgttccaaatagttaaattagagaaaaaaataaatagttaaataataatagccatatacacattcattttgaaaaattaaaaataaatagttagaatggagaaaaaataaagtaagagagataataatatagagaagagtatttatattattattttttcaaaatgagtgaagaaaatgaaatgtttctaagagttcttttgaaacatttttatattccgacgaacatacaattgaaaactcatcggaactagctatagagtcccctcacttttattcttaatctattcaaagtttaccatcaatattaattaagtaaattaggGAACATTGACGATTATTAtggtttcaaaatttttattcgaatttcgggtcgggtacgggtacccgcaatgccgggtacgggatacccgacacgggtatcgggtaatcccgGTATATCAcggggcgggtattgggacaaccaatttagctaaaatcgggtacgggtacccgacttgtcgggtgcgggtacccgcgggtaacccgtttcgccacccctacattacataataaaaattgtgtaaTTTATAACGTTGTCTATTTTTAAGTATAAGGTTAAGGGTtaatatttaagtatttttgagatattttaattcacttctttcctttttatttttttattttttttatcatatctAGTGAatctaaattatataaaaagataGATCTATTACCGAAGATTTAGattattggaattttattataattagtaaaatactCAATTCGTTTCAATAAATATGACACATTTGGTTTTttgcacgagattttatgtattgttttttgtaagtgaatgaagagaaaataaggTAAGAGAcggaaaaaaatagaaatattgttatttctttctaGTAAACATTTCCtctgtgaaaaaaaaaaagtttaacttctaattaaacataaagaatacaattaattaaatgatatctATTCTTGGCATTAATCTGCCATATAATATTGAATTCTTATAAGAAAACCAATCATTAAAATCTTTCTCACTCACACAAATAATAGTATACTCTATTTAATGGGATTGGATTAGAGACTTAACATATTTATGGCCGGCGGCGACGCTCACAAAATATTAAGATCATATAAAAAAGGCACATTACATGAGTAAGACAATCCATATATACTACTTACGAAAATTAAGTCCATAGAGATTAGGTCATAATGTAAATTAGCAGTAGAACACATTATCAAAAATATGAAGCAGAAAGagaactaaataattaaaattctaaaaataaaattcatgaaaCAAAATAGTACATTTCCTGTAAAAAATAAGTACATTTCCTCTATAGAATCTCATGTAACAAGAATTCtgtaaaaatataagtaatttactttaatttgttgttacttttgaaaaatgtgacaagATTTATAGTCTACCTTTATTAAATTCAACGTATTAAaagatttaaatttagtaGAGATGAATTATGCTTAATTTTATCGTTTAACGTACtttaagaagaagaaataaaataaaagaagtaaATACAAATCTAACTatgccaaaaaaaaacttatttctTACATCAAGTACCTAGTACTTGTAGAATACTAAAACACGAATCAAAAACCTAAgttattacataaaatctaaaatatttttaacggGCTTTGAAAGATCtaaaaaagtcaaaaatatGACAAAGAATATCATACAGGATTATACGCTAAGTTTAtgaaaaactaataattttttcctaaaaaCCATATGCAAACTCACTagtttgaatatatttatggAGTTCACTCTCTATATCATATCATTACCAGTTAAAATATTACGACATTCAACCCAAAATTGTTTATTAACAAATAGCATTCACTTCAAATAAATAACCTATATTCAACCCATAATCCTcacattaaaaattttcaagagTCCAAGATGAAAAAAGGCTATATATCGCCTATCAGTATCATATAAAGACAAAGTCCATTTAGTTAGTAGTATCATCGAACTTTATTCTTTGTAAAATGAAACGGTTGGAAAATTAGACCACTCAAGAATCTGtatatagaatattttaatattgattctgGGTAGCAAATGTACCCATAAAAAACAATAGTAATAACAAGTAGAAAGATACAATAACTTcttcacattaaaaaatataaataaattaagcaaACTGTTACACTGGAATTGAAATGATCCCACCTTTCTGATCTTGAAACCAAGAACAAATTAACCAAAATCATTACAAGATCCATTCCAACTCCCATGCTTTCTCCTCCTCAGATTTTCTCTCAGCTCAATACCTACCTCCATGCACCTGAATCCAAAACAAACCAATACTCATCATAAACTTGCACatccaaaaaacaaaaaaaattagaagaaaaaaaaggtaattaAAGTGACCTCAAATCCAACCAATGATCTACAATAGTTGGTGTTAGTAAGCACAGTGCTGGATGATCCACACTCACTATCCTTGAGTGAAACTGATGATCTATCAAGCTTCACTGACCAAGGATAGTGAGCCACGTGCGACGACGACCTCTGCATCCTGACCGCCCTAGGCACGTTGCGCCCCTCTATGGAGGGGCGCCGCCTGCTCTCCAGCACAGGGGCCCCCTCAGGGGGCCTCTGCCTGGGGGCGCTGTGGGACCGCACTTTAGCCCTGGACGACTGCGTGTTGGCCATGTAGCCGGGGCAGTCGTTGCAGAGGGACTCTGCGTACTCTGACCTCGGGTATGAGAACGGGAGGCGGGCCTCCTCGGCCTTGGACAGGACGGCAGAGTAGCACTGCAGGGGGCTGCTCTCTGCCGTCCCCAACGAGCTTGTTATGTCTGATTCGTGATGATCTTGCTTGCTCCACGTGTGGTTTGAGTAGCTGTTCCGGGCTCTTGTCGCGGGCTTGTAGTCGCCTTGATCCATCTCCACGATCTTCACGTTCTCTTCCAGCCCGAAATCCTGTTTGATGGCAACAAATGAGGTGATGATACAAATATGGGATGCCTGGTTCACACCGGCGGTTTCGATTCAGAACCGGAATCAGTATATCGGTTCTACTGGTCCGGTTTCAATTCAAGTTTTTTGGAATCGTAACTAGCGGTTAATCCTCGGCTTTTATTTAAAACCAAGAAAATTTGTAATAAGTTgtgaaaataggaaaaaaacaTTGGCAAACGATATAAAAAAAGGCAGGTTTGAACCTGAGACCACACCACCATTTCCTTTTGTCAGGTTGGTTACGGTTCCAAAATTTTCAGAACTAGAATGATACGGACCAAACAGTACAACTCATCCCAAAAGACTAGTTTGTTAGGAGAGAAAGCCCATTTAGTCTATATTACCCCACACCAGTTGTTCTCACAACCGATGTGGGAATTGAGTCCGTAACATAGAACCGCCAATTCTTAACTTTGGCATATTAAATCAAGCAAACCAAACAAGCTAAAACAGAGTATTCATTTGCAACCAcattcttgaatcttgataGTTTGTGATGATGTATgttggagtattaatttgttgaaagaaaagaaagaaaaacttaCTTGATAATTGGAATTCCTAAACATATTTTCATGGGTAGATTTTCTATGAGTGTAATTGGTTTGATCAAGAAATTGGGAATCTTGAGCAGCCATCTTCAGCCTCTGGGCTCTGGCTCTGGTCTGCACGGCCACCAGCGCCTGCATACACCGCAGCGTCGCCGTCGCTTGCTTCCTCACCAAATGCCCCCTCACCAACGCCTGCAGCTTCACCAATCCTCTCAACGCATTCAAAGCTTTTCTCGCCTTCAtccaaataatagaaaaatattatagtacaGTAAATATTATCGAAAACGAGAGCCCATTTAGTCTATAAACAAATATCAGTAACAATACGAAACACACCAAATAGCCGCGAAAAACAGCTTGGATCTTGGTCGCGGCCTCGGCCTCGGCCTCTTCCTCGGCCTTGTGATCGGAGGGCGGGGTGGGCAATGCGGGTTCGTTTTCGATGGGGGTGGGATCGTGGTGCTTGGGCGgggcggaggcggaggagcGGCGGAAGCTCCAGCGGCGCTTCTCTTTaggggtggtggtggagatGGGAGAGGAGGGGCGGTGGTCGGTGCCTGAGATTTGGtcgatttctctctcttttgcCTTTTCTTTCTTGGTAGTCAAGATGTTTCTTAGCCATCTTCCTGTTTtccccatctctctctctgtctgAATCTTTGGAGTTGAATTCAGACAAAACTAGCTTTGCATATGTATGATAATTGTAAGCTTATAATATAGTATGATTATTGTAGTAATGACATCGGTGGGAGAAGAAACAGGGAGGAAACAGCCCCATGCTTCTATGTTCtaactcatttttctcattataaatttatacacGTAGATAATGGGATAGAATCTTGATTTGTTGGCACTAGCCAAATAGTAAAccatactaattaaatttaaataagttgGAAATGCAAACAAGCTCCCAATTTCTTCTAATTATGTGATAATTTACACATGTATTAAAAAGTCCAATAACTAACCAATATGAATTAGTAGAAAATGAGATGaggtttcattttattattctaaaaaaattattcatttcttgTAGGTGTGTTTTTGCTTTCATAACTTCACTTTCATCACTTTTAAGGTTTTTTGTGCATCTTGATGAGATGGATTCTAACgctaactaattttcattcactttttttctaaAGACGGTTCTTCTCTGTTACTTAATGGAAAAGATTATTCCCCAAAATAAAGATGTGAAAGATATCAAAATGTATGGTTAAttgctaaaaaaaatcatcagttttgattttaatttagcACGTTTTAAAAAggggtaactgcttttaaagtcgccaactttccatgaatttcggtttttctcacgaactttaaaaagttcgtgtaatgt harbors:
- the LOC125223746 gene encoding protein SLOW GREEN 1, chloroplastic-like, which gives rise to MNSPLSASAPLSPSPLSAHSSAATTPILLPASILSSHKKNFAIKAASSSSTNPSPPIPFIPHLKAAACAVVIAAATFSKFQSPARAELPKPSETLTATVGREDIQQEEDDDTAANSPLTQLLESSSEAIDALKKLLQEKLDAGEDAESLSILRKLSAAQPENQEWRFMIARLLSEIGRIEEAREAFEEILSRNPLSFEALFENALLMDRSGEREEVMRRLQKALGVAESEMKAKEARDVRLIMAQMQFLHKDVEEALRSYDELAMEDPSDFRPYFCKGMIYSLLDKNDEAKQQFAKYKQLSPKKFEVEGYLRSPLSRMKLFGTDEAN
- the LOC125223747 gene encoding slit homolog 2 protein-like isoform X1, whose amino-acid sequence is MATVVFLAITLALGSACASANFTFPFISSFGDEACKTTIFGKGSCVPSNNSVFGFECQCQKGWKQSRPANDQFFKFLPCVVPDCNVSFNCDMPPAPAPNLKNANQSVFDPCSWTDCGGGSCNNTSMFTHSCTCEEGYYNLFNSSSFPCYKECAMKGDCPNLGIALGNSSNPTPSGPGSSSVVGDNSSHAASSLITFSWLITIVATLAPFLWNYT
- the LOC125223747 gene encoding slit homolog 2 protein-like isoform X2, whose amino-acid sequence is MATVVFLAITLALGSACASANFTFPFISSFGDEACKTTIFGKGSCVPSNNSVFGFECQCQKGWKQSRPANDQFFKFLPCVVPDCNVSFNCDMPPAPAPNLKNANQSVFDPCSWTDCGGGSCNNTSMFTHSCTCEEGYYNLFNSSSFPCYKECAMKGDCPNLGIALGNSSNPTPSGPGSSSVVGDNSSHASSLITFSWLITIVATLAPFLWNYT
- the LOC125219810 gene encoding protein IQ-DOMAIN 19-like, giving the protein MGKTGRWLRNILTTKKEKAKEREIDQISGTDHRPSSPISTTTPKEKRRWSFRRSSASAPPKHHDPTPIENEPALPTPPSDHKAEEEAEAEAATKIQAVFRGYLARKALNALRGLVKLQALVRGHLVRKQATATLRCMQALVAVQTRARAQRLKMAAQDSQFLDQTNYTHRKSTHENMFRNSNYQDFGLEENVKIVEMDQGDYKPATRARNSYSNHTWSKQDHHESDITSSLGTAESSPLQCYSAVLSKAEEARLPFSYPRSEYAESLCNDCPGYMANTQSSRAKVRSHSAPRQRPPEGAPVLESRRRPSIEGRNVPRAVRMQRSSSHVAHYPWSVKLDRSSVSLKDSECGSSSTVLTNTNYCRSLVGFEVHGGRY